The proteins below come from a single Papaver somniferum cultivar HN1 chromosome 11, ASM357369v1, whole genome shotgun sequence genomic window:
- the LOC113322235 gene encoding leucine-rich repeat receptor-like protein kinase PXC1, with amino-acid sequence MAFSRIRAITLFFLFSLSAAQFNNDTDTLIRFRSQTDTHASLLANWTSGDACTSAWNGIKCINGRVAFLVLPSLDLRGSIDSLAKLDQLRVLDLHNNRLYGSVLAITNCSNLKHLYLSRNDFSGDIPSEIGSLNRLLRLDISDNNLKGPIPDGFSKLTRLITVRLQKNILSGPVLDLFSALPQLKELNLSNNQLYGQVPEDLQKKFGERSFDGNAGLCGSTPLPVCSSMSPPVPDQSVVPSNPSSLPTKTDDREKGESRKGMSTAAIVGIVVGNAVVLLVITSCVAAYFCRRYTREMREKRRERNFSSEKKVYAGVNGNGESDPDRSKLVFFDRRKQFELEDLLRASAEMLGKGGLGTVYKAELENGSIIAVKRLKDANPCSRKEFEQYMDMIGKLRHPNIVRLRAYYYAKEEKLLVFDYLPNGSLFSLLHGNRGPGRIPLDWTTRISIVLGAARGLAKIHQEFNALKIPHGNVRSSNVLLDKNGVACVSDFGLALLLNPVHATARLGGYRAPEQAKIKKLSPQADVYSFGVLILEVVTGRAPLQYPSSARNTERQDVDVDLPRWVRSVVKEEWTAEVFDPELLRYKNIEEELVAMLHVGLACVVEQVDNRPKMSEVVKMIEDIRVEKSPLGEDDESRPSVSPSLTTTATTATEDA; translated from the exons ATGGCTTTCAGTAGAATCAGAGCTATcactttatttttcttgttttcactTTCTGCAGCTCAATTCAACAATGACACAGACACGCTGATTCGGTTTCGCTCTCAGACGGATACTCATGCCAGCCTCCTCGCAAACTGGACCTCTGGAGATGCTTGTACCTCTGCATGGAATGGCATCAAGTGCATAAATGGTCGAGTAGCATTTCTCGTTCTTCCTTCTTTAGATTTACGAGGTTCAATTGATTCATTGGCTAAACTTGATCAGCTCCGAGTGTTAGACCTCCATAACAACCGTCTCTACGGTTCTGTTCTTGCCATTACTAATTGTTCTAATCTCAAGCACCTTTACCTCTCTAGAAACGATTTCTCAGGAGACATACCTAGTGAAATTGGATCTTTGAATCGTCTTCTCAGGCTTGACATCTCAGATAACAATCTCAAAGGTCCTATCCCTGATGGGTTCTCCAAACTGACCCGTCTCATTACTGTTCGCCTCCAGAAGAATATTCTCTCAGGGCCGGTTCTTGATCTCTTTTCGGCATTACCCCAGCTGAAAGAGTTAAACCTGTCAAACAATCAGTTGTACGGACAGGTCCCGGAGGATTTACAGAAGAAATTCGGGGAGCGGAGCTTTGATGGCAATGCAGGTCTTTGTGGATCCACCCCACTTCCTGTTTGCTCGTCTATGAGTCCTCCAGTACCTGATCAGTCTGTGGTTCCTTCAAATCCCAGCTCCTTACCTACAAAGACTGACGACAGAGAAAAAGGAGAGTCTCGTAAAGGCATGAGTACTGCTGCAATTGTGGGGATTGTCGTGGGAAATGCTGTTGTCTTACTGGTAATCACGTCTTGCGTTGCTGCTTATTTCTGCAGGAGATATACCAGAGAAATGAGGGAAAAGAGGAGAGAGAGAAACTTTTCTAGTGAGAAGAAGGTTTATGCAGGTGTTAATGGAAATGGAGAGAGCGACCCAGATAGAAGTAAGCTTGTATTTTTTGACCGGAGAAAGCAATTCGAGCTGGAGGACCTGCTCAGAGCGTCTGCGGAGATGTTGGGAAAGGGAGGCTTAGGGACAGTTTATAAAGCTGAGCTCGAGAATGGGTCGATCATAGCAGTGAAGAGACTTAAAGATGCCAACCCTTGTTCAAGAAAGGAATTCGAGCAGTACATGGATATGATTGGAAAGCTCAGGCATCCCAACATTGTCCGACTTAGAGCCTACTACTACGCCAAGGAAGAAAAGCTTCTGGTGTTTGACTACCTTCCTAATGGAAGCTTATTTTCACTTCTCCATG GAAACCGAGGGCCAGGGAGAATACCTTTGGACTGGACAACAAGAATCAGCATAGTGCTGGGAGCAGCGCGCGGACTGGCTAAGATCCATCAAGAGTTCAATGCACTGAAGATACCACATGGGAATGTTAGATCATCAAATGTGCTTCTCGACAAGAATGGTGTAGCTTGTGTATCTGATTTTGGGTTGGCTTTGCTTCTCAACCCAGTTCATGCCACTGCAAGATTGGGAGGATACAGAGCACCTGAGCAAGCAAAAATCAAGAAGCTATCTCCTCAGGCTGACGTTTACTCCTTCGGAGTTTTAATATTGGAAGTAGTTACAGGGAGGGCTCCACTGCAATATCCTTCTTCGGCTCGTAACACAGAGAGACAAGACGTGGATGTAGACCTTCCAAGATGGGTTCGGTCAGTGGTCAAGGAAGAGTGGACGGCTGAGGTATTTGATCCGGAGCTGCTGAGGTACAAGAACATCGAGGAGGAGCTAGTGGCAATGCTACATGTGGGATTAGCTTGTGTCGTGGAGCAAGTAGACAACAGGCCCAAAATGTCAGAGGTTGTGAAGATGATCGAGGACATTAGGGTGGAGAAATCACCGCTGGGGGAAGATGATGAATCTCGCCCTTCAGTCTCACCTTCACTCACCACTACTGCCACCACAGCAACTGAAGACGCTTAA